The Catenuloplanes niger genome includes a window with the following:
- a CDS encoding MFS transporter, producing MGLRAYGSVLRLRGVVALLLIGFLARIPITATSMALTLHVVDEQGRGYAAAGLVGAAMTVGSAVGAPWLGRWADRVGMRPVIVLTGVAGSAFWLLSPQLPFAWLLGAAAVGGLLTLPAFSIIRQSLTAMVPEEQRRQAFSLDAMTVELSYMAGPAGAVLLATTVSPTAAMIAIGGGLAVSSVLLVLLNPPIRAAHETPASDAPAVPRRAWLRPPMLMAYAIAAASTLVLAGTDVATVAVLRDGGEVGWTGLVLGVWAAASLAGGFVYGTLPRPLGAVALLAGLSALTIPVGLAGDTWWLLALALIPAGILCAPTLTATTEQVSLLAPAAARGEALGLHGSSLTVGMAVGAPLTGAVIDSFGGGWGFAAVGFTGLLIALAALPVVLRARPPHAHERAESAPAPLPTKA from the coding sequence ATGGGTCTCCGGGCGTACGGCAGTGTGTTACGGCTGCGCGGCGTGGTCGCGCTGTTGCTGATCGGCTTCCTCGCCCGGATCCCGATCACCGCGACCTCGATGGCGCTGACCCTGCACGTGGTCGACGAGCAGGGCCGGGGCTACGCGGCGGCCGGCCTGGTCGGCGCCGCGATGACCGTGGGCAGCGCGGTCGGCGCGCCGTGGCTCGGCCGCTGGGCCGATCGCGTCGGCATGCGGCCGGTCATCGTGCTCACCGGCGTGGCCGGCAGTGCGTTCTGGCTGCTGTCGCCGCAACTGCCGTTCGCCTGGCTGCTGGGCGCCGCGGCCGTCGGTGGCCTGCTCACGCTGCCCGCGTTCTCGATCATCCGGCAGTCGCTGACCGCGATGGTGCCGGAGGAGCAGCGGCGGCAGGCGTTCTCGCTGGACGCGATGACGGTCGAGCTGTCCTACATGGCCGGCCCGGCCGGCGCGGTGCTGCTCGCCACCACGGTCTCACCGACCGCCGCCATGATCGCGATCGGCGGCGGCCTGGCCGTCTCCTCCGTGCTGCTGGTCCTGCTGAACCCGCCGATCCGCGCCGCGCACGAGACCCCGGCCTCGGACGCGCCGGCCGTCCCACGCCGCGCCTGGCTGCGCCCACCCATGCTGATGGCGTACGCGATCGCCGCCGCCTCCACGCTGGTGCTCGCCGGCACGGACGTGGCCACCGTCGCCGTGCTCCGCGACGGCGGCGAGGTCGGCTGGACCGGCCTGGTACTCGGCGTCTGGGCCGCCGCATCGCTGGCCGGCGGCTTCGTCTACGGCACACTGCCCCGCCCGCTCGGCGCGGTCGCCCTGCTCGCCGGGCTCAGCGCACTCACCATCCCGGTCGGCCTCGCCGGTGACACCTGGTGGCTGCTCGCACTGGCGCTGATCCCGGCCGGCATACTCTGCGCCCCCACGCTCACCGCCACCACCGAACAGGTCAGCCTGCTCGCCCCCGCCGCCGCCCGCGGCGAGGCACTCGGCCTGCACGGCTCATCACTGACCGTCGGCATGGCCGTCGGCGCCCCCCTGACCGGCGCGGTCATCGACTCCTTCGGCGGCGGCTGGGGCTTCGCCGCAGTCGGATTCACGGGCCTGCTGATCGCACTGGCCGCACTCCCGGTCGTGCTCCGCGCCCGCCCGCCCCACGCCCACGAACGCGCCGAGAGCGCGCCCGCTCCCCTCCCCACCAAGGCCTGA
- a CDS encoding alpha/beta hydrolase, protein MYETSKKFPLFQVAPGAYTRDSIFNEEEVLSDDTYLRSRLSIEGAPGSLIDRVLQEFRFGDLYLGNTLKNLSPLAPAGRTSVEEIQSSIPTTDVLDSRNLPQEQMARLKVLGNGNSWRTPEFELSLDEDGEPVTVAAFAPDAFVMVIPSDSMIIDITYLPEDESGNVLDGWPPHVRDDDFPNDGSLIVWRHYVGSHSASMDGFTARGPLPRRRRISLNPIESVTLLVGRALSLRASRRKRTSHDPSWRLRRWWKERRTTMMSSAPSIESVNASEVADGAAVVAIHGTMSCGVKLAGDIQDAISSSKPNRIMPVLRFEHDTWHSVSHNAADLLQKVQNLNLRRVLFVAHSRGGLVGAEVLERLQAHLSHGELISLGTPFGGTPIADAAGEAFLASFAVMDQLEIDIFTRLFGLLYLGRIPDGIADMQTESGYIRASSFRPLANSTGAGGAVDFQSSIRQCGLSWIWRSAIRGVALGAIGDGNNDLVVPQASALTRVGETIELACDHFCYLDEVEVRDAIASAHQRLL, encoded by the coding sequence GTGTATGAGACGTCGAAGAAGTTCCCGCTTTTTCAAGTCGCCCCCGGCGCTTACACCCGAGACTCGATTTTCAATGAAGAAGAAGTTCTTTCAGACGACACATATCTTCGGAGCCGATTGTCCATCGAAGGCGCACCGGGATCTTTGATCGATCGAGTACTCCAAGAATTTCGCTTCGGCGATCTGTATCTCGGTAATACCTTGAAGAATCTGTCACCTCTCGCACCAGCGGGAAGGACTTCAGTTGAGGAGATCCAATCTTCAATTCCGACCACTGATGTCCTTGATTCAAGAAATTTGCCGCAGGAGCAAATGGCCAGGTTGAAAGTCTTGGGAAATGGCAACTCGTGGCGCACGCCCGAGTTTGAGTTGTCACTCGACGAGGACGGAGAACCGGTGACGGTTGCAGCCTTCGCACCGGATGCGTTTGTAATGGTCATCCCATCCGACTCTATGATAATTGACATAACATACTTACCTGAAGATGAATCTGGAAATGTCCTTGACGGCTGGCCGCCGCACGTCAGGGATGACGACTTCCCAAATGACGGAAGCCTGATTGTTTGGCGCCACTACGTGGGCTCGCATAGCGCCAGCATGGATGGATTCACCGCACGGGGTCCGCTTCCCCGGAGGCGGCGGATATCGCTCAACCCAATTGAAAGCGTGACGCTTCTTGTTGGACGGGCGCTGAGTCTGCGCGCAAGTCGGCGTAAGCGCACTAGCCATGATCCATCCTGGCGTCTACGCCGCTGGTGGAAGGAGCGACGCACCACGATGATGAGCAGCGCCCCCTCGATAGAATCCGTAAATGCGAGCGAGGTAGCCGACGGTGCAGCGGTGGTAGCGATACATGGAACGATGAGCTGCGGCGTTAAGCTCGCGGGCGATATTCAAGATGCGATATCCAGCAGCAAGCCGAATCGAATTATGCCGGTTCTCCGGTTCGAGCATGATACGTGGCACTCGGTATCACATAACGCTGCTGACTTACTGCAAAAAGTACAGAACCTGAACCTCCGTCGCGTGCTGTTCGTTGCTCACTCCCGCGGTGGTCTGGTAGGGGCTGAGGTTCTAGAGAGGCTCCAAGCACACCTTTCCCATGGGGAGCTAATTTCGCTCGGAACTCCGTTCGGGGGAACGCCCATCGCCGACGCGGCGGGAGAAGCCTTCCTAGCTTCTTTCGCGGTGATGGATCAGCTGGAGATAGACATTTTCACTAGACTTTTTGGCCTCTTGTACCTCGGGCGAATTCCGGACGGTATCGCAGATATGCAAACAGAATCGGGATATATTCGCGCAAGTAGCTTCCGCCCGCTCGCGAACTCCACTGGAGCGGGCGGGGCTGTTGATTTCCAATCCAGCATTCGTCAATGCGGGCTGTCATGGATTTGGCGGTCAGCTATACGCGGCGTTGCTCTAGGTGCGATCGGAGACGGGAATAACGATCTCGTGGTACCGCAGGCGTCCGCCCTTACTCGCGTAGGGGAAACCATCGAGCTTGCTTGTGATCACTTCTGCTACTTGGATGAAGTTGAGGTACGAGACGCCATCGCCTCCGCGCACCAGCGATTGTTATAG
- a CDS encoding RDD family protein, translating to MTSDNIAPGDELDLVPVAREPLNRIAAWAVDWCCIIVWVAITAAVGVPLFLAGATDALGTTTLNLVAAAVVVFPVTFWLAHLESGTRRTTPGKRLRRLTVITATDGSRPTLRRALLRNTLKIAVPWLIGHAAVYAIAGTGDSGAVPIESWLLTATSYLLPIVYVASLFIGTGQTPYDRLSGTAVIRRAPEGDT from the coding sequence ATGACGAGTGACAATATCGCGCCCGGTGATGAGCTCGACCTCGTGCCGGTAGCCCGTGAGCCGCTGAACAGGATCGCGGCATGGGCGGTCGATTGGTGCTGCATCATCGTCTGGGTGGCGATCACCGCGGCCGTCGGTGTCCCGCTCTTTCTCGCCGGCGCGACCGACGCGCTCGGCACCACGACCCTGAACCTCGTCGCCGCCGCGGTCGTGGTCTTCCCCGTCACCTTCTGGCTCGCCCATCTGGAGTCCGGCACCCGCCGAACAACGCCCGGCAAGCGACTGCGCAGACTGACTGTCATCACGGCCACCGACGGTTCCCGTCCTACCCTCCGCAGGGCGCTGCTCCGTAACACCCTCAAGATCGCTGTTCCATGGCTCATCGGCCACGCGGCCGTCTACGCGATCGCCGGAACAGGCGACTCCGGTGCGGTACCCATCGAATCCTGGCTGCTCACGGCCACGTCCTACCTACTCCCGATCGTGTACGTCGCCTCCCTGTTCATCGGCACGGGCCAAACCCCCTACGACCGCCTCTCGGGAACCGCGGTCATCCGAAGAGCGCCGGAAGGTGATACCTAA
- the mptB gene encoding polyprenol phosphomannose-dependent alpha 1,6 mannosyltransferase MptB — protein sequence MSRQNATRQRSLPEAPPRVTQSVATSTGLLAVTGSAATATLAVVTAGVIRPSAITIAAGLVAMGAVVGAWLLTGRHAAHLPPRALYAVAAAWAAPLLLARPLFSGDVWSYLAQGATAALGLDPYRLGPASALGADSVFTAQVSHYWADTPAPYGPAWMLLSRGVALLTGENLGVGVLAYRLVALAGVVLIAWALPRLAVRAGTSPGVAVWLGLLNPLMLWHLVAGVHNDALMLGLMLAGLELALAAVDRLHAGGAPDRPAAYLRLAAGVLLLTLAADIKFVAGAAFCVVLVAIVHRTTRPVPLMAGVVAGAVLVTVALSLAAGFGWITGPLGSLTVYSWMSPTTATGLLIGAVAGSGVTPTAVTVANMIGLAVCVPVVIGLLVAMFRGRVEPIRGLGLIFTVALLCGAVVQPWYVLWAVLPLAAAARTHRSRLRIAATSTLVAVALPPLTGDVTAMIVGYVVAAVILGTAALLIRRRLTHPADTATTTTPAPITTPAPLPRQSAATERERVTSLPRA from the coding sequence ATGAGCAGGCAAAACGCGACCCGGCAGCGGTCGCTGCCCGAAGCACCGCCGCGGGTCACGCAGTCGGTGGCGACCTCGACCGGCCTGCTGGCGGTGACCGGGTCGGCGGCCACCGCGACGCTCGCGGTCGTCACGGCCGGTGTCATCCGGCCGTCGGCGATCACGATAGCGGCTGGACTGGTGGCCATGGGGGCAGTGGTCGGCGCGTGGCTCCTCACCGGGCGCCACGCCGCGCATCTGCCGCCGCGCGCGCTCTACGCGGTGGCCGCCGCCTGGGCCGCGCCGCTGCTGCTCGCGCGCCCGCTGTTCAGCGGCGACGTGTGGAGCTACCTGGCGCAGGGGGCGACGGCCGCGCTCGGCCTCGATCCGTACCGGCTGGGCCCCGCCTCGGCGCTCGGCGCCGACTCGGTCTTCACCGCGCAGGTGAGCCACTACTGGGCCGACACGCCCGCGCCGTACGGTCCGGCCTGGATGCTGCTGTCCCGCGGCGTGGCGCTGCTGACCGGTGAGAACCTGGGCGTGGGCGTGCTGGCGTACCGGTTGGTCGCGCTGGCCGGCGTGGTGCTGATCGCGTGGGCGCTGCCGCGGCTCGCCGTGCGGGCCGGGACGTCCCCCGGTGTCGCGGTCTGGCTCGGCCTGCTCAACCCGCTGATGCTGTGGCACCTGGTGGCCGGGGTGCACAACGACGCGCTGATGCTGGGCCTGATGCTGGCCGGCCTGGAGCTGGCGCTGGCCGCGGTCGACCGGCTGCACGCGGGTGGTGCGCCGGATCGCCCCGCCGCATACCTGCGTCTGGCCGCCGGTGTGCTGCTGCTGACGCTCGCGGCGGACATCAAGTTCGTGGCCGGCGCCGCGTTCTGCGTCGTGCTGGTCGCGATCGTGCACCGCACCACCCGGCCCGTCCCGCTGATGGCCGGCGTGGTGGCCGGCGCGGTCCTCGTCACCGTCGCGCTGTCCCTGGCCGCCGGCTTCGGTTGGATCACCGGCCCGCTGGGCTCGCTCACCGTCTACAGCTGGATGTCGCCGACCACCGCCACCGGCCTGCTGATCGGCGCGGTCGCCGGCTCCGGTGTCACCCCGACCGCGGTCACCGTGGCGAACATGATCGGTCTGGCCGTGTGCGTCCCCGTGGTGATCGGCCTGCTGGTCGCCATGTTCCGCGGCCGCGTCGAACCGATCCGCGGCCTCGGCCTGATCTTCACGGTCGCGCTGCTCTGCGGCGCCGTCGTCCAGCCGTGGTACGTGCTGTGGGCCGTCCTCCCGCTCGCCGCCGCGGCCCGCACCCACCGCAGCCGCCTCCGGATCGCCGCCACCAGCACGCTGGTCGCGGTGGCGCTGCCCCCACTCACCGGCGACGTAACCGCCATGATCGTCGGCTACGTCGTCGCGGCCGTCATCCTCGGCACCGCCGCACTGCTGATCCGCCGCCGCCTGACCCACCCGGCCGACACCGCCACCACGACCACCCCCGCCCCGATCACCACCCCGGCCCCCCTGCCACGCCAGTCCGCCGCGACGGAGCGCGAACGCGTAACCTCCCTCCCTCGCGCGTAA
- a CDS encoding aspartate aminotransferase family protein, with product MTTFWADADRLLIRYGATFTPRIIERAEGAYVYDSEGRAILDFTSGQMSAILGHAHPDVVATVSSSVATLDHLYSGMLSRPVVDLAARLTGTLPAGLDRMMLLSTGAEANEAALKMAKLATGRYEIVSFDRSWHGMTHGAASATFSAGRRGYGPAAPGNLVLPTPNGYRSPFRDPDGGYDWAAELEYGFALVDRQSAGSLAACLVEPILSSGGIIELPAGYLRRLRELCDARGMLLILDEAQTGIGRTGTMYAFERDGVVPDLLTLSKTLGAGLPVAAVIASAELEAVCHERGFLFYTTHVSDPLAAAVALTVLDVVERDGLVARAAELGGQLTARLMALRDTYEVVGDVRGRGLLQGIELVRDKGSKEPAEALGAAVTSGCLERGLHMNIVQLPGMGGIFRIAPPLTITENELHTGLDILEDTIRACAA from the coding sequence ATGACGACCTTCTGGGCCGACGCGGACCGGCTGTTGATCCGCTACGGCGCGACGTTCACGCCGCGGATCATCGAGCGCGCCGAGGGGGCCTACGTCTACGACAGCGAGGGCCGCGCGATCCTCGACTTCACGTCCGGGCAGATGAGCGCGATCCTCGGGCACGCCCACCCGGACGTCGTCGCCACGGTGTCGTCCTCGGTCGCGACGCTGGACCACCTCTACAGCGGCATGCTCAGCCGCCCGGTGGTCGACCTCGCGGCGCGCCTGACCGGCACGCTCCCGGCCGGACTGGACCGGATGATGCTGCTCAGCACGGGCGCCGAGGCGAACGAGGCCGCGCTCAAGATGGCCAAGCTCGCGACCGGGCGGTACGAGATCGTCTCCTTCGACCGGTCCTGGCACGGCATGACGCACGGCGCGGCGTCCGCGACGTTCTCCGCCGGGCGGCGCGGGTACGGGCCGGCCGCGCCGGGCAACCTGGTGCTGCCGACACCGAACGGCTACCGGTCACCGTTCCGGGACCCGGACGGCGGCTACGACTGGGCGGCCGAGCTGGAGTACGGCTTCGCGCTCGTCGACCGGCAGTCCGCCGGCAGCCTCGCGGCCTGCCTGGTCGAGCCGATCCTGTCGTCCGGCGGGATCATCGAGCTGCCGGCCGGCTACCTGCGCCGGCTCCGCGAGCTGTGCGACGCGCGCGGCATGCTGCTGATCCTGGACGAGGCGCAGACCGGGATCGGGCGGACCGGCACGATGTACGCGTTCGAGCGCGACGGCGTCGTCCCGGACCTGCTGACGCTCTCCAAGACGCTCGGCGCCGGGCTGCCGGTGGCCGCGGTGATCGCGAGCGCCGAGCTGGAGGCGGTCTGCCACGAGCGCGGCTTCCTCTTCTACACCACGCACGTCTCCGACCCGCTCGCCGCCGCGGTCGCGCTGACCGTGCTGGACGTGGTGGAGCGCGACGGCCTGGTCGCCCGCGCCGCGGAGCTGGGCGGTCAGCTCACCGCGCGGCTGATGGCACTCCGCGACACCTACGAGGTGGTCGGTGACGTCCGCGGCCGCGGGCTGTTGCAGGGCATCGAGCTGGTCCGGGACAAGGGGAGCAAGGAACCGGCCGAGGCGCTGGGCGCGGCCGTCACGTCCGGATGCCTGGAGCGGGGACTGCACATGAACATCGTCCAACTGCCCGGTATGGGGGGTATCTTCCGGATCGCCCCACCGCTGACCATCACCGAGAACGAGCTGCACACCGGGCTGGACATCCTGGAGGACACAATTCGCGCCTGCGCAGCGTGA
- a CDS encoding LysR family transcriptional regulator translates to MLNPHRLMVLRAVLDAGSINAAARNLTYSPATISQHMTALARETGLVLFEKQGRGIVATDAARRLAEHAGVLLADFGRLERTVADLRDGQAERLAIACMASAAERWMPDVVRAVHRHRPGVTVEISLNEPMPGRGRRQPDLDIRTEPADGVRIRLDGHLRYELAVEALVVVLPATHPLAAAPAVALRDLEAEPWIDHDIYDSPTGQIVLSACRTAGFTPRYAARLDDHRAAVRMVAAGLGVTVLPLLAVAGIAPDVAVRPLTRPSVFRRIVVHARQDPRRAAIIARAVAQLRITAAAEPTTPHPDDRRDTATL, encoded by the coding sequence ATGCTCAACCCGCACCGGTTGATGGTGCTGCGCGCGGTCCTGGACGCCGGATCGATCAACGCGGCGGCCCGCAACCTCACCTACTCCCCCGCCACGATCAGCCAGCACATGACCGCGCTGGCCCGGGAGACCGGCCTGGTGCTGTTCGAGAAGCAGGGTCGCGGCATCGTCGCCACCGACGCCGCCCGCCGGCTCGCCGAGCACGCCGGCGTGCTGCTCGCCGACTTCGGCCGGCTGGAGCGCACGGTGGCGGACCTGCGGGACGGCCAGGCGGAGCGGCTCGCGATCGCGTGCATGGCGTCGGCCGCCGAGCGGTGGATGCCGGACGTGGTGCGGGCGGTGCACCGGCACCGGCCGGGCGTCACCGTCGAGATCAGCCTCAACGAGCCGATGCCGGGCCGCGGTCGCCGCCAGCCGGACCTGGACATCCGCACCGAGCCTGCCGACGGCGTACGGATCCGGCTGGACGGGCACCTGCGGTACGAGCTCGCGGTCGAGGCGCTGGTCGTCGTGCTGCCGGCCACTCACCCGCTCGCCGCGGCCCCCGCGGTCGCGCTGCGGGACCTGGAGGCCGAGCCGTGGATCGACCATGACATCTACGACAGCCCGACCGGCCAGATCGTGCTGAGCGCGTGCCGGACGGCCGGCTTCACCCCGCGCTACGCCGCCCGGCTGGACGACCACCGCGCCGCGGTGCGCATGGTCGCGGCCGGGCTCGGTGTCACCGTCCTGCCGCTGCTGGCCGTGGCCGGCATCGCCCCGGACGTGGCCGTCCGCCCGTTGACCCGCCCGTCGGTCTTCCGCCGCATCGTGGTCCACGCCCGGCAGGACCCGCGCCGCGCCGCGATCATCGCCCGCGCCGTCGCACAGCTGCGCATCACCGCCGCCGCCGAGCCCACCACCCCGCACCCTGACGACCGCCGCGACACCGCCACGCTCTGA
- the ctaD gene encoding aa3-type cytochrome oxidase subunit I produces MTTVAPKPIVTRPWPVHKPAKGSALARILRTTDAKQIGIMYMITSFVFFLLGGLMALLIRAELAAPGLQFLSPEQYNQMFTMHGTIMLLFFATPIVFAFGNYIVPIQIGAPDVSFPRLNAFAYWLYLFGGTITMGGFFTPGGAADFGWFAYTPLSDGIHSPGVGANMWVVGLALSGLGTILGAVNLITTILTLRAPGMTMFRMPIFTWNMLVTSLLVVMVFPFLAAALFALAADRILGAQVFNPETGGPMLWQHLFWFFGHPEVYIIALPFFGIISEIIPVFSRKPIFGYKGLVAATLLIAALSMSVWAHHMFATGQVLLPFFSFLSFLIAVPTGMKFFNWIGTMWRGQISFETPMLFSIGFLTTFLFGGLSGVLLASPPIDFHVSDSYFVIAHFHYVLFGTIVFAVYGGIYFWFPKMFGRMLDERLGKLHFWLTFVGFHTTFLVQHWLGNEGMPRRYADYQVNDGWTELNMISTVGAFITGLSTLPFLYNCWKSYKAGKVVTVDDPWGHGNSLEWATSSPPPLRNFDRMPRIRSERPAFDAKFPELAAGHQSVAGPPEGGAKPLSAESDGGATYQENKDHTLDKDK; encoded by the coding sequence GTGACCACCGTCGCACCGAAGCCGATCGTCACCCGGCCCTGGCCGGTGCATAAACCCGCCAAGGGATCGGCGCTGGCGCGCATCCTGCGCACGACGGACGCGAAGCAGATCGGGATCATGTACATGATCACGTCCTTCGTGTTCTTCCTGCTCGGCGGTCTGATGGCGCTGCTGATCCGCGCCGAGCTCGCCGCGCCGGGACTGCAGTTCCTGTCGCCCGAGCAGTACAACCAGATGTTCACGATGCACGGCACGATCATGCTGCTGTTCTTCGCGACGCCGATCGTGTTCGCGTTCGGCAACTACATCGTGCCGATCCAGATCGGCGCGCCGGACGTGTCGTTCCCGCGGCTCAACGCGTTCGCGTACTGGCTGTACCTGTTCGGCGGCACGATCACCATGGGCGGTTTCTTCACGCCCGGTGGCGCCGCCGACTTCGGCTGGTTCGCCTACACGCCGCTGTCCGACGGCATCCACAGCCCGGGCGTCGGCGCGAACATGTGGGTCGTCGGCCTCGCGCTCTCCGGCCTCGGCACCATCCTCGGCGCGGTCAACCTGATCACGACGATCCTGACGCTCCGCGCGCCCGGCATGACCATGTTCCGGATGCCGATCTTCACGTGGAACATGCTGGTCACCAGCCTGCTCGTGGTGATGGTCTTCCCGTTCCTGGCCGCCGCGCTGTTCGCGCTGGCCGCGGACCGCATCCTGGGCGCGCAGGTCTTCAACCCGGAGACCGGCGGGCCGATGCTCTGGCAGCACCTCTTCTGGTTCTTCGGCCACCCCGAGGTGTACATCATCGCGCTGCCGTTCTTCGGCATCATCTCGGAGATCATCCCGGTCTTCAGCCGCAAGCCGATCTTCGGCTACAAGGGCCTCGTCGCCGCCACGCTGCTGATCGCCGCGCTGTCGATGTCCGTGTGGGCGCACCACATGTTCGCCACCGGCCAGGTGCTGCTGCCGTTCTTCAGCTTCCTGAGCTTCCTGATCGCGGTCCCGACCGGCATGAAGTTCTTCAACTGGATCGGCACCATGTGGCGGGGCCAGATCAGCTTCGAGACCCCGATGCTGTTCTCCATCGGCTTCCTCACGACGTTCCTCTTCGGCGGCCTGTCCGGCGTGCTGCTCGCCAGCCCGCCGATCGACTTCCACGTCTCCGACTCGTACTTCGTGATCGCCCACTTCCACTACGTCCTCTTCGGCACCATCGTGTTCGCCGTCTACGGCGGCATCTACTTCTGGTTCCCGAAGATGTTCGGCCGGATGCTGGACGAGCGCCTCGGCAAGCTGCACTTCTGGCTGACCTTCGTCGGCTTCCACACCACGTTCCTGGTGCAGCACTGGCTCGGCAACGAGGGCATGCCCCGCCGCTACGCCGACTACCAGGTCAACGACGGCTGGACCGAGCTCAACATGATCTCGACGGTCGGCGCGTTCATCACCGGCCTCTCCACGCTGCCGTTCCTCTACAACTGCTGGAAGTCCTACAAGGCCGGCAAGGTGGTCACGGTGGACGACCCGTGGGGCCACGGCAACAGCCTCGAGTGGGCCACGTCCAGCCCGCCGCCGTTGCGCAACTTCGACCGCATGCCGCGCATCCGTTCCGAGCGGCCGGCCTTCGACGCGAAGTTCCCCGAGCTGGCCGCCGGGCACCAGTCCGTCGCCGGCCCGCCGGAGGGCGGCGCCAAGCCGCTCAGCGCCGAGTCCGACGGCGGCGCCACGTACCAGGAGAACAAGGACCACACCCTGGACAAGGACAAGTAG